A DNA window from Hordeum vulgare subsp. vulgare chromosome 1H, MorexV3_pseudomolecules_assembly, whole genome shotgun sequence contains the following coding sequences:
- the LOC123405624 gene encoding glucan endo-1,3-beta-glucosidase 10-like: MPLLLLMLVLLLPATPVATPSALLGINYGRVGNNLPPTASALQLLAGLGVGRVRLYDADPATLRSFANTGIELVVGVPDECLATVSTPSGASSWVRSVIQPALPATKIAVLAVGNEVLTGANSSALTPSLLPAMQCIYDALVQLGLDKQVAVTTAHNLGVLATSYPPSSAYFRKDLLPVLCPILDFHARTGSPFLVNAYPYFAYAEDPAGVELEYALLEPGHGGVPDPSSGLRYPNMLVAQVDAVYHAIAATNRVVARAVEVRVSETGWPSAGDSNETGATLRNAARYNGNVMRLVGEGKGTPLRPDGALRVYMFALFNENMKPGPSSERNYGLFKPDGTPVYELAYRLPKDNATSSSGAGGITTGGGGYNGHGDGQQNNGYYSITASAKANMGRWTWTQACAAALLMMMAF, from the coding sequence ATGCCGCTGCTCCTCCTAATGCTCGTGCTCCTTCTGCCGGCCACGCCCGTGGCGACGCCGTCGGCGCTGCTGGGCATCAACTATGGACGGGTGGGGAACAACCTCCCGCCGACGGCCTCGGCCCTGCAGCTCCTCGCCGGCCTGGGCGTCGGCCGCGTCCGCCTCTACGACGCCGACCCGGCCACCCTCCGCTCCTTCGCCAACACGGGcatcgagctcgtcgtcggcgtccccGACGAGTGCCTCGCCACCGTCTCCACCCCCTCCGGCGCCTCCTCCTGGGTCCGATCCGTCATCCAGCCGGCGCTCCCGGCCACCAAGATCGCCGTCCTCGCCGTCGGCAACGAGGTGCTCACGGGCGCCAACAGCTCCGCGCTCACGCCCTCGCTGCTCCCGGCCATGCAGTGCATCTACGACGCGCTCGTGCAGCTCGGCCTCGACAAGCAGGTCGCAGTCACCACCGCGCACAACCTCGGCGTGCTCGCCACCTCCTACCCGCCCTCGTCGGCCTACTTCCGCAAGGACCTCCTCCCGGTGCTCTGCCCGATCCTCGACTTCCATGCCCGCACTGGCTCGCCGTTCCTTGTCAACGCCTACCCCTACTTCGCCTACGCCGAGGACCCCGCCGGCGTGGAGCTCGAGTACGCCCTGCTCGAGCCCGGCCACGGCGGCGTCCCGGACCCATCCTCCGGGCTACGCTACCCCAACATGCTGGTGGCACAGGTGGACGCCGTGTACCACGCGATCGCGGCGACCAACCGCGTGGTGGCGCGCGCGGTGGAGGTGCGTGTGTCGGAGACCGGGTGGCCGTCGGCCGGCGACAGCAACGAGACCGGCGCGACGCTGCGGAACGCCGCAAGGTACAATGGCAACGTGATGCGGCTAGTGGGCGAGGGCAAGGGTACGCCGCTGCGTCCGGACGGGGCGCTGCGCGTCTACATGTTCGCGCTCTTCAACGAAAACATGAAGCCCGGCCCCTCGTCGGAGCGCAACTACGGGCTCTTCAAGCCCGACGGCACGCCGGTGTACGAGCTCGCCTACCGCCTGCCAAAGGACAACGCCACCAGCTCATCCGGCGCTGGAGGCATTACCACCGGCGGCGGCGGGTACAATGGCCACGGCGACGGGCAGCAGAACAACGGCTACTACAGCATCACGGCATCGGCAAAAGCGAACATG